In Stutzerimonas stutzeri, a genomic segment contains:
- the fleN gene encoding flagellar synthesis regulator FleN: MGIHPVQVIAVTGGKGGVGKTNVSVNLSLALAELGRRVVLLDADLGLANVDVLLGLTTKRTLADVIAGECDLRDVLIQGPGGIRVVPAASGTQSMVQLSSLQHAGLIQAFSDIGKDIDVLIIDTAAGIGDGVVSFVRAAQEVLLVVTDEPTSITDAYALIKLLNRDYGISRFRVLANMAHAPQEGRNLFAKLTKVTERFLDVALQYVGAIPYDEAVRKAVQKQRAVYEAYPRAKCSLAFKAIAQKVDTWPLPASPRGHLEFFVERLVRPAAEPNQ; encoded by the coding sequence ATGGGCATTCATCCCGTACAGGTTATTGCAGTTACCGGTGGCAAAGGTGGCGTAGGCAAGACCAATGTGTCGGTCAATTTATCGCTGGCGTTGGCAGAACTCGGTCGCCGGGTAGTGTTGCTCGATGCCGACCTTGGACTGGCCAATGTCGACGTGCTGCTGGGTTTGACGACCAAGCGCACATTGGCCGACGTCATTGCAGGCGAGTGCGATTTACGTGACGTATTGATTCAGGGGCCGGGCGGTATCCGCGTCGTGCCCGCGGCATCTGGTACGCAGAGCATGGTGCAATTGTCTAGTCTGCAACATGCGGGGCTGATTCAGGCATTCAGCGATATCGGCAAGGATATCGATGTGCTGATCATCGACACCGCAGCAGGCATTGGGGATGGTGTTGTGAGTTTCGTCCGTGCCGCGCAGGAAGTGTTGCTGGTGGTAACGGATGAGCCAACCTCGATCACCGATGCCTACGCATTGATCAAGTTGCTCAATCGTGACTACGGCATCAGCCGCTTTCGCGTGCTGGCGAACATGGCGCACGCGCCACAGGAAGGCCGCAACCTGTTTGCCAAGTTGACCAAGGTGACGGAGCGTTTCCTCGATGTGGCGTTGCAGTATGTCGGCGCGATTCCCTACGACGAGGCGGTACGCAAGGCGGTACAGAAACAGCGCGCAGTCTATGAGGCCTACCCGCGTGCGAAGTGCTCGCTGGCATTCAAGGCCATTGCGCAGAAAGTAGACACCTGGCCGCTGCCGGCATCGCCACGTGGTCATTTGGAATTCTTTGTGGAGCGCCTCGTCAGGCCCGCCGCAGAGCCTAACCAATAA